In one window of Arachis ipaensis cultivar K30076 chromosome B06, Araip1.1, whole genome shotgun sequence DNA:
- the LOC110263735 gene encoding uncharacterized protein LOC110263735 — translation MKEYKWKVGTMYVDRNAFKECVTSYAVHSGRGIWFLKCDSHRCKAVCKEGCKSFAYCHKMKREDSWQLTSCYKKHTCSKATKIGIMSSQWLSKAFMKKICENLKIKLRSLIKKAHSKWNVDLTMTKAARVKQQALDEINGTYGEQYRRIHDYAAELLRSNPGSTVQIQVERPPEFELETPPPGTDMRPRFQRIYICLDACKRSFMILPIAYAVVEAETKDSWKWFLLNQCDDLGVDKIRWCTFMSDQQKGLIPTFDELLPGIDHRFCVRHLYSNFRKRFPGVQLKMMMWKAAKATYVQEWERRMKEIQQVDQGAYNHLMEIPAKYWSKSRFNYFPRVDTLVNNMCECFNSVIVEAREKPIVSMLEDIRVYLMNRWSDNRQSIVTYAGEILPKINKKIEREFDKGGEWLAIYAGRDKYEVSSSKGNRAKFVVDLNLHECSYRKFQLTGYPCEHAMSCIRKMCLDVKNYVNKCYRKETYVDCYQHVIYPLNGPNLWSRTENDDVLPQCLGVPKTEEEQDW, via the exons ATGAAGGAGTATAAATGGAAGGTTGGGACAATGTACGTAGATAGGAATGCTTTTAAGGAATGTGTAACGAGCTATGCCGTGCACAGTGGCAGAGGAATATGGTTCTTGAAGTGTGATAGCCATAGGTGCAAAGCTGTTTGCAAAGAAGGTTGCAAGTCGTTTGCTTACTGCCATAAGATGAAGAGAGAGGATTCATGGCAACTGACCAGCTGTTACAAAAAACACACATGCTCTAAGGCAACCAAGATTGGTATAATGAGTTCTCAGTGGCTAAGTAAGGCTTTTATGAAGAAGATCTGTGAAAACCTGAAAATCAAGTTGAGAAGTTTGATAAAGAAGGCTCATAGCAAGTGGAATGTGGATCTCACAATGACCAAAGCTGCCAGAGTGAAGCAGCAAGCCCTGGATGAAATTAATGGTACCTATGGAGAGCAATATAGGAGGATTCATGACTATGCTGCGGAGTTACTAAGGTCTAATCCAGGGTCCACTGTTCAGATACAAGTGGAGAGACCTCCTGAATTTGAGCTAGAGACACCACCTCCTGGTACGGACATGAGACCACGATTTCAGAGGATCTATATCTGCTTGGATGCTTGTAAACGGAGTTTCATG ATTCTGCCAATTGCCTATGCTGTTGTTGAAGCAGAGACGAAAGATTCGTGGAAATGGTTTTTGTTGAATCAGTGTGATGATTTGGGAGTTGATAAGATCAGATGGTGTACATTCATGAGCGACCAACAAAAG GGATTGATCCCAACCTTTGATGAGTTGCTGCCTGGCATAGACCACAGGTTTTGTGTCAGGCACTTATATAGCAACTTCAGAAAAAGGTTCCCAGGTGTTCAGCTAAAGATGATGATGTGGAAGGCTGCAAAGGCAACATATGTCCAGGAATGGGAGAGGAGGATGAAGGAGATTCAGCAGGTTGATCAAGGAGCTTATAATCATCTCATGGAGATCCCTGCCAAGTATTGGAGCAAGTCCaggtttaattattttcctaGAGTTGATACACTTGTTAACAATATGTGTGAGTGTTTTAACTCTGTTATTGTAGAGGCTAGAGAGAAACCGATTGTGTCCATGCTAGAAGACATTAGGGTTTATCTAATGAATAGGTGGTCTGATAACAGACAAAGTATAGTCACATATGCCGGAGAAATATTgccaaaaataaacaagaaaattgaaaGGGAGTTTGATAAGGGTGGGGAGTGGCTGGCCATATATGCTGGTAGGGACAAATATGAAGTGTCTAGCAGTAAGGGTAATAGAGCCAAGTTTGTTGTGGACTTAAATTTACATGAGTGCTCCTATAGAAAATTTCAACTAACAGGTTACCCTTGTGAGCATGCCATGAGTTGCATTAGGAAAATGTGTCTAGATGTTAAGAACTATGTGAACAAGTGTTATAGGAAAGAGACCTACGTGGACTGCTACCAACATGTAATCTACCCACTGAATGGACCAAATCTCTGGTCCCGGACTGAGAATGATGATGTGCTGCCACAGTGTTTAGGGGTGCCCAAAACTGAGGAGGAACAAGACTGGTGA
- the LOC110263956 gene encoding uncharacterized protein LOC110263956 — MATQSSSQGSRSSTKSRGRRRTCFCGERPVLRTSSTAENPGRRFWGCVNFQIGDGCDYFAWAEPEGQDPQIQRLKNKASSLKEELQKAERKFALALGVRIFGWTLAGLLLCDRLN; from the exons ATGGCTACCCAATCGTCCTCCCAAGGTTCGCGTAGCAGCACCAAGAGTCGTGGGAGAAGGAGGACTTGCTTCTGTGGAGAGAGACCGGTATTGCGCACGTCATCTACAGCGGAGAATCCAGGAAGAAGATTCTGGGGCTGCGTCAACTTTCAG ATAGGAGATGGATGCGATTATTTTGCTTGGGCAGAGCCTGAAGGACAAGATCCACAAATTCAAAGACTGAAGAACAAAGCAAGCTCGTTGAAAGAAGAACTGCAGAAAGCTGAAAGGAAATTTGCATTGGCACTTGGTGTTAGAATTTTTGGATGGACACTGGCTGGGCTGCTGCTATGTGATCGACTTAATTGA
- the LOC110263289 gene encoding ribosomal RNA processing protein 1 homolog A-like, whose amino-acid sequence MSYFSVKIHHGRKFRFDGEPLHYVGDETSIVDYCDEDRWSRFEAMEIVLEQGYVVENIATMWYKSLNDETDVELRMLHTDKDAMDMARIGMRDNMVELFVVHKDATTTRKGCTIEKVEEIDGDEAAAPTADTIGPGPIVLHKAQFLAQAKVGKKPKVVTKAQNDVLEDGDEERSEGSDFLGDEESEDDDYQLGIDDEGDSDEQWSENSSGDTDLQVAFDDSDDDWNGDGGLYDVEVTTTKDSQRPKQSVPTEREQ is encoded by the coding sequence ATGAGCTATTTTAGTGTCAAGATACACCATGGGAGGAAGTTTAGGTTTGATGGTGAACCTTTACACTATGTGGGGGATGAGACTTCGATAGTGGACTACTGTGATGAAGATAGGTGGAGTAGGTTCGAGGCTATGGAGATAGTGCTCGAACAGGGATATGTGGTAGAGAATATCGCTACAATGTGGTATAAATCTCTGAACGATGAAACAGATGTAGAGTTGAGGATGCTTCACACAGACAAGGATGCCATGGACATGGCTAGAATTGGAATGAGGGACAACATGGTGGAGCTTTTTGTTGTTCACAAAGATGCTACTACAACTAGAAAAGGCTGCACTATTGAGAAAGTTGAAGAGATAGATGGTGATGAGGCTGCTGCACCCACTGCAGACACTATTGGGCCTGGTCCAATTGTGTTGCACAAGGCCCAATTTCTTGCTCAGGCCAAGGTGGGTAAGAAGCCCAAGGTGGTGACAAAAGCCCAGAATGATGTGCTGGAGGATGGTGATGAAGAGAGGTCAGAGGGGTCAGATTTTTTAGGTGATGAAGAATCTGAGGATGATGACTACCAGCTAGGAATTGATGATGAGGGGGACAGTGATGAACAATGGAGTGAAAATAGCTCTGGAGATACTGATCTGCAGGTTGCATTTGATGACAGCGATGATGATTGGAATGGTGATGGGGGTTTGTATGATGTTGAAGTCACAACTACAAAAGATTCCCAAAGGCCGAAACAGAGTGTTCCAACTGAGAGAGAACAATGA
- the LOC107648158 gene encoding NAC transcription factor 29-like has product MDKDTSLEIHLPPGFRFHPSDEELIVHYLRNKVTSSPLPASFIAEIDLYKFNPWELPTKTSFFTVTLREGKYPNGVRPNRAAGAGYWKATGTDKPIITSCGMKSIGVKKALVFYKGRPPKGSKTDWIMHEYRLHDSLLSNSHKRGSMRLDEWVLCRVRQKTGSPRSTLEDPSELLYEPTKKIQQMNDENFNPELVKASIVHNEFPMLPYILASRSTLPNSIGVSSSTGFVRNYDMKEYGSVHEDNNLNVIGAQFLASAMEGLYNNPLKRKFIEEEENHLEYAPPNKKISLELGDDVDNSDDKPSLVMDTNKGYNFGFFDQWNSIIQPQELNSLAFMGYS; this is encoded by the exons ATGGACAAGGATACTAGTTTGGAAATCCATCTCCCTCCTGGATTTAGATTCCACCCTTCTGATGAAGAGTTAATTGTTCACTATCTAAGAAACAAAGTCACTTCTTCACCACTTCCTGCCTCATTCATAGCAGAGATAGACCTCTACAAGTTCAATCCATGGGAGCTTCCAA CAAAAACCTCTTTTTTTACTGTAACTTTGCGTGAAGGGAAGTACCCAAATGGAGTGAGACCAAACAGAGCAGCTGGTGCAGGTTACTGGAAGGCCACTGGAACTGACAAACCAATTATCACGTCATGTGGTATGAAGAGCATTGGAGTGAAGAAAGCCCTTGTCTTCTACAAGGGACGTCCCCCAAAGGGATCCAAAACTGATTGGATCATGCATGAGTATAGGTTGCATGATTCACTCCTCTCAAATTCTCACAAAAGAGGCTCCATGAGA CTTGATGAGTGGGTGCTATGCCGGGTGAGACAGAAAACAGGCAGCCCAAGAAGCACTTTAGAAGATCCAAGTGAACTACTTTATGAACCAACAAAAAAGATTCAACAAATGAATGATGAGAACTTCAATCCTGAACTAGTAAAAGCCTCCATTGTGCACAACGAATTTCCAATGTTACCTTATATTCTGGCTTCTAGGAGTACTTTGCCTAATTCCATTGGTGTGTCCTCAAGCACAGGCTTTGTTAGAAATTATGATATGAAAGAATATGGTTCAGTGCATGAAGACAACAACTTGAATGTAATAGGAGCACAGTTCTTAGCATCTGCAATGGAGGGCTTGTATAATAATCCTTTGAAGAGAAAAttcattgaagaagaagaaaaccattTGGAATATGCTCCCCCAAATAAGAAAATAAGCCTAGAACTTGGTGATGATGTTGATAATAGTGATGATAAGCCAAGTCTTGTGATGGATACAAACAAAGGCTACAATTTTGGCTTCTTTGATCAGTGGAATTCAATCATACAACCTCAAGAGCTTAACAGCTTAGCCTTCATGGGATATTCATGA